The genomic segment CATTGACAATAGACTCAGACGACAACATGGTGGTGATTAACATTGACGTCAACACATTAAACAGATCAATAAAAATAACCAAACGAATAATTTGTCTTAATAAGGTGACGTCTTTTTCGAGCCACACCAACAGCACTGACGTCATCATAAACGCGCCGTAACAGAGATTACCCGCTGACACATGAATACTGTCGGTTAAAGGGAGCGAATAAATATTGCCAAGATATCCACCCACAAAAAGAATTAATGAAAGGTAAATATAGAAATTAACTCGGCGTAAATGATCCGTTTGGAAGGTAAAATACAACGGAAAAAGTGAAAATAAGCCAACTTGAGCGAAAAACAGTAGCCACATTGTCAAAAGCCCTCAATTATTATTAACGTCAGCATAAATTGAAAAAAGCCTTTTTACCACTGGCAATTACGCAACTGATTTCATCCTATCTGATGACTTTAATTATAAAAAAAATCCAATACTGTATTCAGCATTGGATTTGATAAGCCACTTCGCTGTCCCTTATTTCAGACTCATGGCCTTTTCGTACACCACGTGCGAATAAGCATTAACGGGTTCTTTGGTTATCACAGGCGCAGATTCACTACTCAACAGGATATCGACCGTTCGTTGATAAGCCATTGGATCAAGGTAACCAATGTTACTCTCACCGCTGTTGAGCAACTTCGCGACTTCTTTCATCATACGAACTTGGTGCTCGTAAGTTTGTGCTCCGGTGTCATCGTATTCAAGAATGATTTCTGCCGTTTCTTCTGGATGGTTTGCAGCCCACTCCCACCCCTTCAGTGAAGCACTTAAAAATTTGGCATAGGTTTCTACTGTTTTCGGGTCTTTGAGGTTATCTTCTAGGGTATAAAGCCCATCCTCTAAAGTGGCTACGCCTTGATCTTCGTATTTAAACAACGAGATCTCATCCGTTGTTAAACCACCATCTAAGACCTGATGGTATTCGTTATATGTCATGGTTGACACACAATCGGCCTGACCTTGAAAAATGGGGTCAACGTTAAAGCCTTGCTTCAATACGGTAACGCCTTGGTCCCCACCTGTCGTCTCATACCCTAACTTAGACATCCAACTTAAAAAAGGGTATTCATTGCCGTAAAACCACACCCCTAATGTTTTCCCAGAAAAATCCTTTGAGGTTAAAATCCCACTTGATTTTAAACACGTTAACATCATCCCTGATTTCGCGAAGGTCTGACTAATGTTCACCAGTGGCAAGCCCTTTTCTCGCGTTGCTAATGCCGAAGGCATCCAATCGACAATGATGTCCGCTCCGCCTCCCGCCAAGGTTTGTGCCGGTGAAATATCAGGGCCGCCTGGCTTTATGATGACATTGAGATCCTCGTCTTTGTAAAACCCCTTATTTAACGCAACGTAATAACCCGCAAATTGCGCTTGCGTTACCCACTTGAGTTGCAAAGTGACTTTTTCTGCCGCGTAAACACTGAAACACGACGTGACTGTGACTGCACTTGTCAATAAAGAAACCATGTGCTTTTTCATTTATACCTCCAATGTATAAAAGTAATTAACGTATGTGGTTTTTCCTTACTACTTATTTGTGTTTTGTCGCTCGCATCGATGGATGCCAAAACAAAACCATTTTTTCCAATAATGCCAACAGGCCATAACTCACTGAGCCAGCCAAAGCTGCGACGACAATCGTCGCCCAAACCATGTCCATATTCATGCGACCCACTTCGGTGGAAATTCGAAATCCCATGCCAACGATCGGTGTACCAAAAAACTCAGCAACGATTGCGCCAATTAATGCCAACGTTGAGTTGAGTTTTAGTGCGTTAAAAATAAACGGCATCGCTTGGGGCAATTCGCTCTTTAAAAACACTTGTAACGAGTTAGCCGCATAAGTATTCATTAAATCCTTGTGTAATGGATCAACCGACTGCAAGCCAGATAAGGTATTAATAAACATAGGGAAAAATGTCATTACGACCACAACTGCGGCTTTCGATTGCCAGTCAAAACCAAACCACATCACCATAATAGGCGCAATACCGATGATAGGAATGGCTGAGACAAAATTGCCCAATGGCAAGAGACAGTGCTGTAAAAAGAGACTTCGCGCCGCGACTGCCGCCACAGCAAACCCAGCACAGCAACCGATCAAATAACCCGACACGACGGCTTTAAGGAAGGTTTGCTTAAAATCGGACCATAATGTCGGGAGATTGCCCCAAAATGCAGCAAAAATATCAACTGGAGTAGGCAATAATATTTTTGAAATCGCATAGCCATTGGTTACACTTTGCCAAGTCATTACAATGATAAGCGCAAATAAACTCGGCACCATGACTTTCACCCATTGGTTTTCTCCCTCCGTGTTCGCCAGTAAAGACATCAGCTTAAACGCAGCCAATACCGAGAGTGGCAGCAGTAAAATGACGCCATTTAATCGCTGATATATTCCCGGCTCTAATGTAAACCCAACACAGGCTTGAGCGAGTAATACCACGATGCAGACACTGAACATGAATCGTCTTTTCATACTTTCTGTCCTCGGTGCTTAAGTACCCTTTTTTCCCATACGGAAATTAGGCTGACCAACCCATACCCCAAGAGAGCGGCCATTAACAGCGTTGCCCAAATCAGTGTGGTCTGACCGTAGTAGGACCCACTTAGTAATCTCGCCCCTAAACCGCCCTGTGCTCCGGTTGGTAACTCCGCCACCACTGCCCCGACCAAAGAGGCCGCAATGGCAATTTTTAAACTGGAAAACAAATAAGGCTGCGCGGAGTACCAACGTAATTTCCAAAACAGTTGAGTGGGTGTTGCGTTGTACGTTCGCAGCAGTTCCAAGTGTAGAGGATCGGAGGAACGCAACCCTTTCACCATACTTATGGCAACAGGAAAAAAAGACAAATACATTGAGATTAATGCTTTAGGAACTATCCCTGTAATATTTACCGCCCCAAGGACAACGACAATAATAGGGGCAATGGCCAAAATAGGAATGGTTTGCGAAGCGATAACCCAGGGCATAAAGCTCATTTCCAACGTCTTGTTATGGACAATACCAATGGCGATGGCGATACCCAACAGTGCCCCTAAAGCAAAGCCCAACAAGGTTGACTGCAACGTGATAACCGAGTGATAAACCAAAGAGCGTTTTGATGTCAGTTTGGTATCAAAAACGAATTTATACCATTGCTCAACCACTTGGTGTGGTGGGGGTAACTTTGGCCTTTTGACGTCATAAGCCCCCTCGAGAATTTGCTGGTAAGTCCAAGACTTATTTTGCCTTTCATAAGTATCGATTAGCTGCTTGCCATTCATCAACAATGCGGCAATGTACCAGAGTATGACGATGGTAATGACCGTCACGACAATAGCGCAGCCTTTGCGCTTAAATAAAGATGCATCCATGCTCCTCTCCCCTAATCAATGGCGTGTTCATGAGCCAAGGCTTGGCGTATTTCAGCCGCAACGGCATGAAACAACTCCGTATCTCTTAACCCTAGTGACTTCATTCTGGGTAAAGGACTCTCGATCACTTTAACGATTCTGCCCGGTCGAGGGGACATCACCACAATATGGGTCGAGAGCATCACGGCTTCGGCAATGGAATGCGTGACAAATACCACGGTCTTTTTTGTCTCTTGCCATATTTTTAGCAACTCAACATTCATATGGTCTCGAGTAATTTCATCGAGGGCACCAAAAGGCTCATCCATTAATAGCAATGGGGGTTCAATACACAGCGCTCGCGCAATAGAAGCTCGCTGTTGCATGCCACCGGACAACTGCCAAGGGTATTTGTGATGGAAATCTTGCAAGCCCACCATGGCCAGGTATTTATCGATCAATGCCTGTTTCCTTTGCGGTGAAAATCCAGAAATTTCAGATGGCAAAGCACAGTTTTTTTCAATGGTTCGCCAAGGTAATAACGCCGCAGCTTGAAAGACGTAACCGTACAAGCGATTTAAGCGAGCGTCTTCAGGTGAGGTTCCGTCAACGGTAATCGAGCCGCCAGTTTGCTGTTCGAGATCCGCGATCACTCTTAATAGCGTGGTTTTTCCGCAACCCGATGGGCCAATAAATGAGACAAAGTCACCTTGGCGAATGGTTAAATTGATATTCGACAACGCATGAACATCACCATCATTGGTATTAAAAACCAGTGATAAGTCGTTAACTTCGATCATTGATCGCGCTTTGTCTTTCTCTGATTCATTCATTTCTACACTTATTTCATCCATGAAAAATTCTCCTCAATACGTGTATTTTCATTGACTTGTTTCATCAATCTCGTTGACAAGCCAGTTCCGCCAACACGTTAACCAATACCTTGGCGCCATCATGCGCATCGTCTATTGCAATCCGCTCTTTTTCGTTGTGTGTTATTCCCTTATGGCAAGGAATGAACAACATGGCACTTGGGCAAATTCGATGCAGATAACGGGCGTCATGACCTGCAGCAGAAAGCAACGGCAGAGTTTTGATACCAAGCTTTTCACTCACGGTTGTAATCTCCTTTTGCATCGATGCTGAAAACGTCAGTGACATCGCCGAAGACAGTGCTTCAACCTGAACTGAACAAGGCTTTGAAACAGATTGACAAATGGCCTCAACTCGATCGCCAAAGCGACGTAAAACAGCGTTGTCAGGGTGTCTCAAATCGATAGAAAAAACCACGCGTTCTGGCACCACGGAAGGGGCATTCGGTGTGACATCCAAAGCCCCAACGGTGAACTTGACTAAATCGTGCTCATCAGTAAATTCACGATCCATGTCGGCAATCATTCTCACCGCAGCCAAAAGCGCGTCTTTTCGTTCACGCTTTGGCGAAGTACCGGCATGAGCCGCCTCTCCTTCAATGGTGATTCGATAGGTTTTCTTGCCTTGAATACCGGTGACCACCCCAATTGGGATGTGTTTTTTTTCTAATTCCGGCCCTTGCTCTATATGCGCTTCTAAGTAATAAGCCGGTACCGGTGGCTCTGCGATGCTTATGTGACTCAAGTATTCATGGCTGTGTTGTAAAGCACGCTCGACCGTGATTCCCTTCTGGTCTTGGACAGGCAAGATTTGTTCAAGAGAGCGCTGACCAGAAAAATAGGCCGACCCCATCATTCCCGGGGCAAATCGCGACCCTTCTTCATTCATCCAAGCGACGACCACGATATCACTAAGCGGTGTAAACCCAGCCTCTACCATGGCATGGCAAGCCTCCAAAGCCGCTAACACCCCGTACACGCCATCGTATTTCCCTCCGGTTGGTTGAGAATCAAGATGGGAGCCAGACATCACCGCAGCGCGTTGTGAATCGAGCCCTTTGAGCGTTAAAAAAAGATTGCCGACTCTGTCTCGACTCGCCGTCATGCCGATAGACGCCCCCCATTCACACAACTGCTTTTGCGCGAGAAAATCATTCACCGTCAAGGCCGCTCGATCCACCCCACCGTTTGGGGTCGCGCCAATTTTCGACAGCGTTTCATGCCGTTGCCACAGTCGTGTAGCACAAGTAAAATTTGCAATGTTCATGATGTTTTCATTATTTCTGAAGGAAGAGAACGAGGGTCGCGCGGCAACCACTTATCTTGGATAACGGCTGTCATAAAATCACCGACAAATTGATTAAATAACCCCGGCTCCTCGATATTCAGCGTGTGACCTGACTTTGGAAAAACCGCTAACCCTGAAGCAGGAATGGTTTTTTTCATAAAGATCGCCGGTTGCAAACAGTGATCGTCTTCATCTCCGACAATGATCAATACCGGTACTGTCATCGCTTGCAAAGGTTGTTCTAAATCATACAAAGAAGGTCGCCTCGCTTGAACGCCGCGCATTGTCATCGCCGCCCCCAGGGCGGAATGCTCAGATAATTGATCCGCGAACTCCTGCCAACCACGAGGGTCTTTGATCTTAAAAGTGATACGACTGGCGGCCATAGAATACGTTTTCGAAAATTGCACCGAGCCTTGTTGTTCAAACTGCTCTGCCACCTGATGGGAAACCTGTCGAAAATATTCCTCGCAGTGTTTTTCTGCGCCATAGCCCGCGCCGGCCACAACCAATGAGTGCGCACGCTCTGGCGCCATTAACCCAAAATGAACCGCCGCAAAGCCCCCCATCGACAATCCAACGATATGGGCCTTTTCAAGCTGTAAGTGGTCCATGATGGCAAGGATGTCCTTCACTGCGCGTTGTTGTGTGTATTGTTCCAATGCCTCGGGAACCTCGGAGGGTGGGTAGCCTCGTGCATTAAAGGCAATACAGTGATAATGACGTGAAAAATATCGCATTTGTGGCTCCCAACTGCGCATATCCCCACCAAACTCGTGAACAAAGATGATCGACTCTCCTGAGCCGACTTCTTCAAAATACAAATTAACGTTATCGTCCGTGTTAACAAATGGCATCACTTGCTCCTGCTTTAAAAAAGATCGTGTGGAATCTCAATAGTTTTTGCCAGCTCAACCATTTCTGGTAACCATTGGCAAAATTGGTCAGCCCACTCTTCTGGAACGGTCAGGCTCACTTTTACAAAGCGGTCACCAAATTTTTGAGTGTGATAAATACCTTGACGTATCATGATGCCTTTCGTCTGGTAAGCGGCGACTAAGGCTTTAGGATCGATCCCTGCTTCGACCGTCTCGATAATCAATAGGTTTGCCTGTGAGGGGTAAATCGGCACATGCAGGCCGGGGATCTGACTGACGGCATGGGCGACCACCGCTTGGTTACGACGTTGACGCTCCCACACTTTAGGAAACCACTGCGACTTCGTCTTTAATCCGGCAATTGCCGCTCGCTGAGACATGACATTACTGCCCAAATTATTGGGCGGCGCCGTTGCCAGGCGCTCAATAATATCCTCATTGGCCAAGACGGCCCCTAGTCGCATCCCAGCTAGCCCTAACCATTTAGAAAAACTATAAATTTGCAGGGTTTTCTCTGGATAAAACAAATACATAGGTGTAAATGATTCAGCGAAAGCAAAATAGGTTGTATCGTGAATAATATAAGCATCCACTGAGCGGGCGATGTCGGCAAATGCTTGAATTTCCTCTTTAGTATGGCAAGTTCCCAGTGGGTTATTCGGATCCACCAAATAAATGACCTCGGTGTTCTCTGACACCGCCTCTCGCAGTTGTTCTGGCGTCAACTTAAACTGATTTTCTTCACCGTAAATCGGAATCTCAACGACATTCGCGCCCATTTTCTCAGCGAAACGCATTGGCCATGCCCAACTTGGGTTTGTGGTCACAAAGTCCGTACCGGGCTTACACAAGTTACTGCACACGTTAAATAACGCTTCAACAGCACCATCGGTCACCAACACACTTGCTTGAGGTATTCCCATGTCTTCTCGAATTAACTGACGCAACTCTTCATAGCCAGCAGGAGGGGCATAAGCGTGATATTCACCGCTGTCTAACGTATCAATGATGGCTTGTTTAACCGATTCGTCTGGCTCGTAATGGTTGGTATTTTGCCCAAGCCACATCAGCCCTTCGGTGTGACAAAGGGCATCAAAATATTGGTTTCTCAATTCAAATTTTTTCATTGCTAATAACCTAATATATGTCTCGACAATTAAACGACAGAGCGACGAGCGGCGATACCACCATCAACCGTAAACACCGTCCCAGAGGTATACCCAGAGCGAAAGGACGCTAAAAATAAAAACAAATCGGTGACTTCATGTACCTTGGCAGGACGACCTAATGGATATTGTTCTAACAGCTCGTCGTATTTTTCTTCACTCCCGAGTTTGTTATCAGCAAATTTTTTCAACATATTGTAAATGCGCTGGGTATCGACCGGACCTGGGTTCACGCCAACCACGCGAATATTGTCGTCTAAGCTGCTTCCACCTATCGCTCGTGTTATGGCCATAATAGAAGCATTTCCAGCCGCACCTTCCACATAGTTGGGGTCACAAACTTCACCGCCATTCCCAATGTTGTTTAAAATCACCCCGCCCCCTCTTTGTTTCATTTTGGGGTAAACCAATCGAATCATGTCGACATACCCAAACCCCTTAAGAGCCCAACCATCGCGCCATTGCTTGGCATCAATATTAAAGAGGCTGCCACTTGGAATGACACCAGCGTTATTAATCAAAATATCAATGTCACCAGCTTGCTCAACAATCAATTCGCAAGCGCCGTTTGCCGTCATATCGACGGCGGTCGTTGTGACTTGCACGTCATATTTCTCTGCAATTTCAATCGCCATTGCCGAGAGTTTCTCTTCAGAGCGAGCCGTTAAGTGCAAATCACACCCCTGCTCGGCAAAAGAAAAGGCCAACCCTTCGCCAATCCCCTGTGATGCCCCTGTAATCAACACCTTCTTATCACTAAGCTGCAAATCCATTTTTAATTCCTTTTAAAACTTCACTATCCATATATGTTTAAACGACTATTTCTCTATCAAACCGGCTCGAACATAAGACATTTCCGCCAAGGAAGACCAATCTTTATCTTCGTATCCGCACGCCATGGCTTGTACTAAACTTTGATGAACCACACTGGCTAAAGGAAGGGGGACACGAGATTGCTCACCCGCTTCTAATGCCAGTCGCACATCCTTTAATCCGAGGGGTAATTTGAAGCCCACGGGCTGGTAATCGCGTTGACGAATAAAGTTGCCATAGCCTTGATAAACACCACAGGGAAACAAAGCCGATAGGTAAACATCCAACATAATATTGCGATCGATACCATTCGCTGTCCCTAGTGCGGTGGCTTCTGCCATCGACTCAATCGCGGACGC from the Vibrio sp. HB236076 genome contains:
- a CDS encoding ABC transporter substrate-binding protein; this translates as MKKHMVSLLTSAVTVTSCFSVYAAEKVTLQLKWVTQAQFAGYYVALNKGFYKDEDLNVIIKPGGPDISPAQTLAGGGADIIVDWMPSALATREKGLPLVNISQTFAKSGMMLTCLKSSGILTSKDFSGKTLGVWFYGNEYPFLSWMSKLGYETTGGDQGVTVLKQGFNVDPIFQGQADCVSTMTYNEYHQVLDGGLTTDEISLFKYEDQGVATLEDGLYTLEDNLKDPKTVETYAKFLSASLKGWEWAANHPEETAEIILEYDDTGAQTYEHQVRMMKEVAKLLNSGESNIGYLDPMAYQRTVDILLSSESAPVITKEPVNAYSHVVYEKAMSLK
- a CDS encoding ABC transporter permease; this translates as MKRRFMFSVCIVVLLAQACVGFTLEPGIYQRLNGVILLLPLSVLAAFKLMSLLANTEGENQWVKVMVPSLFALIIVMTWQSVTNGYAISKILLPTPVDIFAAFWGNLPTLWSDFKQTFLKAVVSGYLIGCCAGFAVAAVAARSLFLQHCLLPLGNFVSAIPIIGIAPIMVMWFGFDWQSKAAVVVVMTFFPMFINTLSGLQSVDPLHKDLMNTYAANSLQVFLKSELPQAMPFIFNALKLNSTLALIGAIVAEFFGTPIVGMGFRISTEVGRMNMDMVWATIVVAALAGSVSYGLLALLEKMVLFWHPSMRATKHK
- a CDS encoding ABC transporter permease translates to MDASLFKRKGCAIVVTVITIVILWYIAALLMNGKQLIDTYERQNKSWTYQQILEGAYDVKRPKLPPPHQVVEQWYKFVFDTKLTSKRSLVYHSVITLQSTLLGFALGALLGIAIAIGIVHNKTLEMSFMPWVIASQTIPILAIAPIIVVVLGAVNITGIVPKALISMYLSFFPVAISMVKGLRSSDPLHLELLRTYNATPTQLFWKLRWYSAQPYLFSSLKIAIAASLVGAVVAELPTGAQGGLGARLLSGSYYGQTTLIWATLLMAALLGYGLVSLISVWEKRVLKHRGQKV
- a CDS encoding ABC transporter ATP-binding protein, with protein sequence MDEISVEMNESEKDKARSMIEVNDLSLVFNTNDGDVHALSNINLTIRQGDFVSFIGPSGCGKTTLLRVIADLEQQTGGSITVDGTSPEDARLNRLYGYVFQAAALLPWRTIEKNCALPSEISGFSPQRKQALIDKYLAMVGLQDFHHKYPWQLSGGMQQRASIARALCIEPPLLLMDEPFGALDEITRDHMNVELLKIWQETKKTVVFVTHSIAEAVMLSTHIVVMSPRPGRIVKVIESPLPRMKSLGLRDTELFHAVAAEIRQALAHEHAID
- a CDS encoding hydantoinase/carbamoylase family amidase, yielding MNIANFTCATRLWQRHETLSKIGATPNGGVDRAALTVNDFLAQKQLCEWGASIGMTASRDRVGNLFLTLKGLDSQRAAVMSGSHLDSQPTGGKYDGVYGVLAALEACHAMVEAGFTPLSDIVVVAWMNEEGSRFAPGMMGSAYFSGQRSLEQILPVQDQKGITVERALQHSHEYLSHISIAEPPVPAYYLEAHIEQGPELEKKHIPIGVVTGIQGKKTYRITIEGEAAHAGTSPKRERKDALLAAVRMIADMDREFTDEHDLVKFTVGALDVTPNAPSVVPERVVFSIDLRHPDNAVLRRFGDRVEAICQSVSKPCSVQVEALSSAMSLTFSASMQKEITTVSEKLGIKTLPLLSAAGHDARYLHRICPSAMLFIPCHKGITHNEKERIAIDDAHDGAKVLVNVLAELACQRD
- a CDS encoding alpha/beta fold hydrolase: MPFVNTDDNVNLYFEEVGSGESIIFVHEFGGDMRSWEPQMRYFSRHYHCIAFNARGYPPSEVPEALEQYTQQRAVKDILAIMDHLQLEKAHIVGLSMGGFAAVHFGLMAPERAHSLVVAGAGYGAEKHCEEYFRQVSHQVAEQFEQQGSVQFSKTYSMAASRITFKIKDPRGWQEFADQLSEHSALGAAMTMRGVQARRPSLYDLEQPLQAMTVPVLIIVGDEDDHCLQPAIFMKKTIPASGLAVFPKSGHTLNIEEPGLFNQFVGDFMTAVIQDKWLPRDPRSLPSEIMKTS
- a CDS encoding pyridoxal phosphate-dependent aminotransferase, producing MKKFELRNQYFDALCHTEGLMWLGQNTNHYEPDESVKQAIIDTLDSGEYHAYAPPAGYEELRQLIREDMGIPQASVLVTDGAVEALFNVCSNLCKPGTDFVTTNPSWAWPMRFAEKMGANVVEIPIYGEENQFKLTPEQLREAVSENTEVIYLVDPNNPLGTCHTKEEIQAFADIARSVDAYIIHDTTYFAFAESFTPMYLFYPEKTLQIYSFSKWLGLAGMRLGAVLANEDIIERLATAPPNNLGSNVMSQRAAIAGLKTKSQWFPKVWERQRRNQAVVAHAVSQIPGLHVPIYPSQANLLIIETVEAGIDPKALVAAYQTKGIMIRQGIYHTQKFGDRFVKVSLTVPEEWADQFCQWLPEMVELAKTIEIPHDLF
- a CDS encoding SDR family oxidoreductase, producing MDLQLSDKKVLITGASQGIGEGLAFSFAEQGCDLHLTARSEEKLSAMAIEIAEKYDVQVTTTAVDMTANGACELIVEQAGDIDILINNAGVIPSGSLFNIDAKQWRDGWALKGFGYVDMIRLVYPKMKQRGGGVILNNIGNGGEVCDPNYVEGAAGNASIMAITRAIGGSSLDDNIRVVGVNPGPVDTQRIYNMLKKFADNKLGSEEKYDELLEQYPLGRPAKVHEVTDLFLFLASFRSGYTSGTVFTVDGGIAARRSVV